In Cicer arietinum cultivar CDC Frontier isolate Library 1 chromosome 7, Cicar.CDCFrontier_v2.0, whole genome shotgun sequence, a single window of DNA contains:
- the LOC101494725 gene encoding cytochrome P450 734A1, with amino-acid sequence MELELLSWLKLVSFCFIFLLFVLKVTVLFWWRPRKIQGHFSKQGIRGPPYRFFIGNVKELVEMMLKASSQPMPNFSHNILPRVLSFYHHWKKIYGATFLVWFGPTVRLTVSDPDLIREIFTSKSEFYEKNEAPPLVKQLEGDGLLSLKGEKWAHHRKIISPTFHMENLKLLIPVMATSVVEMLEKWSAMAEKGQVEIEVSECFQTLTEDVITKTAFGSSYEDGKAVFRLQAQQMVLAADAFQKVFIPGYRFFPTRRNIKCWKLEKEIKKSLVKLIERRKENWSGNEKIFEKGPKDLLGLMIQANNKISSNVTVDDIVEECKSFFFAGKQTTSNLLTWTTILLAMHPHWQVQARDEVLKMCGSRDLPTKDHVVKLKTLNMIVNESLRLYPPTIATIRRTKTDVELGGYKIPRGTELLIPILAVHHDLAIWGNDVNEFNPGRFSEGVARAAKHPVAFIPFGLGVRTCIGQNLAVLQTKLALAIILQRFSFRLAPSYQHAPTVLMLLYPQYGAPIIFNQLSTLDNPPHGSS; translated from the exons ATGGAATTGGAGCTCTTGTCTTGGTTAAAGcttgtttctttttgtttcatatttcttctttttgttctcAAAGTTACTGTGTTATTCTGGTGGAGACCAAGAAAAATTCAAGGCCATTTCTCTAAACAAGGAATCAGAGGACCCCCTTATCGTTTCTTCATTGGAAATGTTAAAGAACTTGTTGAAATGATGTTGAAAGCTTCTTCTCAACCCATGCCTAATTTCTCTCACAACATTCTTCCTAGAGTCCTTTCTTTCTACCATCACTGGAAGAAAATTTATG GTGCAACATTCCTAGTTTGGTTCGGACCCACAGTTCGTCTTACAGTGTCTGATCCAGACTTGATAAGGGAAATCTTCACATCCAAGTCAgaattttatgagaaaaatgaagCCCCCCCACTTGTGAAGCAGCTAGAAGGTGATGGGCTCCTTAGCCttaaaggagaaaaatgggCTCACCACCGAAAAATTATTTCTCCCACTTTTCACATGGAAAATCTCAAA tTGCTGATACCGGTGATGGCAACAAGCGTGGTTGAGATGTTGGAAAAATGGTCGGCAATGGCTGAGAAAGGCCAAGTGGAAATCGAAGTTTCTGAGTGCTTTCAAACCCTAACAGAAGATGTTATTACTAAGACCGCGTTTGGAAGCAGCTACGAAGATGGCAAAGCCGTTTTTCGCTTACAAGCTCAACAAATGGTCTTAGCTGCCGATGCCTTCCAGAAAGTATTCATTCCTGGTTACAG ATTCTTTCCAACAAGGAGGAATATAAAATGTTGGAAACTGGAGAAGGAAATAAAGAAATCGTTGGTGAAGCTAATAgaaagaaggaaagagaattgGAGTGGGAATGAGAAGATATTTGAAAAAGGGCCAAAAGATTTATTAGGACTAATGATTCAAGCTAACAATAAAATTTCGTCGAATGTCACAGTGGATGACATCGTGGAAGAGTGCAAGAGCTTTTTCTTTGCAGGCAAACAGACCACATCGAACTTGCTGACGTGGACGACCATACTCTTAGCAATGCACCCACATTGGCAGGTACAGGCACGTGACGAGGTACTCAAGATGTGTGGGTCACGTGACCTTCCCACTAAAGATCATGTTGTAAAGCTCAAGACG CTGAACATGATTGTTAACGAGAGTCTAAGACTGTACCCACCAACAATCGCGACAATCAGACGGACGAAAACAGACGTGGAATTAGGTGGATACAAGATACCACGCGGGACAGAGCTCTTAATTCCAATCTTAGCCGTTCATCATGATCTAGCAATATGGGGCAATGATGTAAACGAATTCAATCCTGGCCGTTTCTCTGAAGGTGTAGCCCGTGCCGCAAAACATCCAGTGGCATTCATACCGTTTGGCCTCGGTGTGCGCACATGCATAGGACAAAACCTCGCAGTGCTACAAACAAAATTAGCCCTTGCAATCATACTTCAGCGTTTTAGTTTCAGGTTGGCCCCTAGTTATCAACACGCACCAACGGTGTTGATGCTACTCTATCCTCAGTATGGTGCACCAATCATTTTCAACCAATTGTCCACACTGGATAATCCTCCTCATGGGTCCTCATAG